Part of the Xenopus tropicalis strain Nigerian chromosome 3, UCB_Xtro_10.0, whole genome shotgun sequence genome, CATGTCAAAACGTACTTGGAGGGGTAGCTGTTAAAGCTAAGTTGGCTTTGAGACTGCGCTGGTTTGGCAGGCTCAGGCAGGATGTTTCCAGACAGCAAGGGTGTGGGCTTTTCAAAGCTTCTTCGATCAAAGTAAGACAGCTGCTTTCGATAGTATTCTTCATCTTCATCGGGGTCATAGTGGTTGGCCCGAATTATATCTTCTGGGGGCTTCACTTGAGGCTTTTGAGGTTCAGGTACTCTAAAAATAGGGGCACAGGTGTTCTAGCAATCTTGCAAAGGCAATCTCAACCAACAATACAGCCATTTGCTTTGTATAAAGGTACCACTGAACAACAATGATTcatgttttaaaaaattaaatgacGAAGgtcaaaatgcccccccccccacctccgtAATAGCTAAtgctacttaaaggggttgtgcacctttgagttaacttttagtatgatgcagagagtgatagtctgatacaatttgcaattgatcttcattttgtattatttctagttttttagttattttattttcagttcaggagctctccagtttggagtttcagctgttacttggttgctagggtccaagttaccttagcaaccagggagtggtttgaatgagagactgttatatgtaaataggagagggcctgaatagaacaGAAGTtccaaaaagtaacaataacaataaaacggtagcctcacagagcaatagtttcttggctgctggggtcagtgacccccatttaaaaactgcaaaaagctggaagaaggtggcaaatagtttactataacaaataaataatgaagaccaattgaaatgttgcttagaactagccattctataacataataaaagttaacttaaaggtgaaccacccctttaattaaaatatatatgtgtaaagcACATAAGGGGTGGCAACCAAACCTCAACTCGAAAATGCTCAGATGTGTCAGTCACAGAGTTTCATATTTACTTACATTAGCAACGATGACAGGCGAACAGATAGAATTAACATTAAAACAGACATGAAATTACCACTGTTGACAACAATAAGGACAAGCCAGTGATACAGATTCCATTAAAGCTTAAAAAGCACTCACGGTGCTTAACATTAATGTGTCATGCATATATATGATGCAGAGCTCTCTACATACCTATAAGTTGCCTTGTCCTGATCATAATGTGGAACGGGGGCAGCCTTTGTAGCACTTACTTGATTAAGTATAGGTTTAGGTGCAACATCTGGGGcctgaaaaaacatgtttttttgagGTTACACAATATCTTTTATTTCAATCCACGTTTAAGATACCATCCCACTGATTAGAATGCGTAATTGTATCAACACCAATTACATACCTTAACAAGAGTGGAATCATTTATATCCTTGTTCTTTTCACCTTGATTAGAACGTTTGTTCTCAAACATTTTCACTCTAGTAAGTACAGACTGTGGCTTCATAGCTGGATCATCGTCTTCTTCAGTTGCTGCAGGAGCAACGGAAGGAGCAGGGGCAGGCAAAGGTTTTGAGCTTGTTGAAAGGAGCTCTGGCTTACTCTGAACAGGTGGAGGTGGCATTGCCTCCATTCTAGGAGATGTATCATACTGCCCTGGTTTTGTGTTAAATACCTGGGTAGGACTATGTTCATAACCCCTTATGTGTTGATCAAAATACGGCTTTGCATCAGAAGACTTTGATGTTGGCACAGAAGGAATGGTTTGAGGTTCAGGTTTGTAACGCATATGCATATCATACTCTGCTGTTGTGGAGTCTTCATAATGTACTTGGGTTGGTTTGTAGTTTTGGGATGGGCGGGGGCGATTGTCATAAGCAACAGGAGGTGGCTCCTCCAATCGAGGCTGCTGAAAGTAATTACGTTCAAGGTTTTCATCAGAGTGCTGTCTAATATTGAAGTCCCTATTGCGTTTACTGTCAAATGGTGGTCTCTGGGGATATGACTGTTTGTCATCATAATAACCCCACTGTTCATCATATGTAGGCACGTGATCATCAAAATTTATTCGAGAATCATAATTGTGGGGAAACTGATCTACATAATCAGAAGTAGAATCATAGCAATAAGACTGGTCATATTCTCTATTCAGTGGTTTCTCTGCATATGCTGGCACGCCATCATAGTTTAAATTGGTCTCTTTTTCATGTCTTTGAATTTGATGGCCAAGCACTTGCTGCTTCATCAAATAATTTTGTCTAGGATTCTCTTCCATAGCATAGGCCTCTTTTCTATAAACCTGCAAGAACAGATTTACATTTTGTAATTGAGAATTGCACGATTTCTTTAGTGATTAAAGCTAAAGGCACAACGCAAGATGGCATAATACGTGCACGATTACCATGCTTTAAAAATCagaaagttttattatttttataaatataggtGTTGTTGTAAACATTAATACCTGTTATATGAGTATGTGTAATTTTTAGACACAATCTCAGGTATTTGTTCAGGATACACAAAATAACTTTTTAAGAAATCATTTAGATTGAGTATACATGCAGGATTTCTAAGCCATGCAAGAGAAAGGAAATGCTCAGGCAGTGTAGTTCCCAATGATTTAGATGCAGCATAGTGAACTGctccaaatatatttatatcatccAAGTGCTGCATAACATGTTGATACTATATAAAGGattatatttattgttactgGGTAAGGCCAGTAACCAAGTGCAGCACTGCATTACAGGTAACTCCAGTAATccaatgcttaaaggaaaagggtTAAAGTTAAGAAAAGTTTTAGATGCAAGTATAAATAAAAGAAGAATAAAGGTGGTGCAGCAAAGTAGTACAGATACCTTTGCTGAGTCAATTTGCACTGGTAAAGATGAAGGTTCTTGGTCTCTTAGTATAATATGAGCTGCCTCAGTGCTTGGTGATCTCAAAAGGCCACCCTGTGATTGATAAGAGCTGTAAGGGGCATGGTTGGGATCCTCCAATCGAACATTATTTAGATTTACCATGGGATTAACAGCAGCAGTTGAAGTTGTATGGTTTGTTTCAGACGACACAGAAAGGTAAGGGGCTGCAGGTAAGGCTTCTGCTTTCTGTAGagtgtttaaaataatttgttcatttaaaatcaattttaaaacagTGTTAAAACTGAAGTGTCTACAGTGCCTACATTCAGTAGATTAAATGAATGCTAATTTCCTATTCTGAataccttataaaaaaaaaaaaaaacaggcggttcacctgtaagttaactcttaatatgttatagaattacttattcttagcaacttttcaattagtcttcattttatttcttatagtttttgaattatttgcctttttcttctaactctttctagctttcaaaaagaggtcactgactccagcagccccAAAACAATTGCTTTGTAAGGTTTTTTACTGTtacttattatttatctttctattcaatccctctcctattcattttccagtctttcGTTGAAAtcgctgtctggttgctagggtaatttggaccctagtaacagATACATGTTGAAACTCCAAAATGGAAACCACAGGAAAttgcaattgcaaatagtcttggAAAATCATGCTCcctgtcatactaaaagttaattttaaggtaaaaaaTCCCTTTAAAGAGTGACTTCTAACCTTGTTTTGACCTAAGGGGTCAGAAGTCCTGAACAAAAAGCCTGAAAACCTCTGGCTATGGGGTAATGGCACGCACAGTAATTTCAGACACAACAATTTTTGCAGCCTAAACACATGGTGTCAAGGAACTCAATTTGCTCTCCATGGCTATTGTCACATAGGGTAACAGAGGGCAGTTTTAGGTGCTTTGGGAGTTGAAGGAATACTAATTTTCTTCTGTGGGTACTAATGGTATTTGAACAACTTAACAGGTCACTAATGAAAAAACTAACCATATCTCTATAAAAGTAAGCATGGCCCTAAACAAATGGACCATAAATAAGTCTAATGAGAAGGTAAGGCTTTGACTGCACATTAAGAGGTTCTACACTATCTAGCTCCCTGTTTTTAACACCTTAGTTATTGTGGAACTAGGCAAAGTGGTAGCTGTGACAAGAATGCCTCCTGCTAAAATATGTATTtcctcttatatatttttttcttagctAATATCTTCAACAGGAAAAAACTATAATTTAGACAATTCTATTGGCTATTTATCTTACATGCAAACATGTAAAGTAGCTTACCTGTTGAGAAGGTACATTTTTATACCCAGGAGAATCTGTTCTAAGGATTGGCTGAGGTGGATATGTTGGGTATGCTGGGTTTTCTTGCATCCCTGATGTGTCTTCTCTGACTGGTTCAGAAGATCGTGTGATTGCAGATTCTGGTGGAGTCCCAGCCTCATCATTAAGTGTCTCATCCAGGTCCTGGTCAGTGTAAGCCCCTCCTTCTGTGTCTGTGTCTTCATAGTCTGATGTGTGCCTACTATCAGTGCTATACATTGAATATTCACTACCTGGTGCTGATAGGTAGGAAAGACGGTCGTCATGCAAATCAAGGTCATCATCTGTGCCACCTTCTGCCTGCACCGAATGAATGCAAGTTAGACCAAGTTAGTACTTCTAAACTAGTGTTCTGGTGACCTTGCTGGAGAGGTCagactttaaaatgtaaaattaacttGTAAGCCTGTTTCTTTTAGGAGTATTAATATCCCACGATTATTTTGTATAAAGAATCTTAGATTGGCACTTTTTAAAAGAATTTATTCAatgattttcttcttcttttgtgtttaataaccccaaaaaaagaaaaaaaaagtacaaaatatgCGTCAGTTGTACTGCACATTACATCTAAATCAAAGGCCAGCTTTAGCAGGATCAATTGCAGCTTCTTAAAGTGAATTCAAGGCACTGCATTTTAGTGAGTATGCTGAAAACACTGCCACAAACCCATGCACTGAAgtaatatttgaaaaaagatcTTACTTTGCCCTCTGAGACCCAAACTAGCTGGTTCTGTTGCTGCTGTGCTGCCTCTTTAAGGCCACCATACCAGCCATCATTCATGGAGTTGAGATTTATTGTAGCTGTAAAACAAGATTCATATAAGTCAAACAAATTACCGAATACATGTATTTGACTGCCACTCTAGACTAAAAATTGGTGTAATTTTTCATATCTGGCGCAACTTTATCTTATCATTTTCAATTTATGTTCCCTTGCATGACCACAGGTTCCCAAATGCTTGTTTCTGTGTCTAACACAGATAAATACATCCTGTTGTGTTTTGTGTAGCTAAGGCATTCAAGCTGTAATACCTGCAGCTACAACAAAGTATATGCGTTGATTTGCTAGATATTCAAAAGACCACAAACCTTCCTTGAAAAAAATAATGCGTACATACCCTTATAAGTCAAATACGTAAAGGCTGAGCCTTTAAAACTATTCAAATGCATAAGAAATAGTGCTGCTCTAGCAGAATTATGCACTGAAATCTATTTAAAAGAGCAAAGTTTTTTTCTAgatttaacaaaatataaaaaaagcagctgatcagcagaacaatgggaaggtagagaTATAGCAGCGCCCTGACACCCGTATTGCTAAAAATGGTAGATAtaagaataacactcaatagtcaAAATCCAAGTCCGCTCAGCCAAGTCTACTCCAATTACAataagcaggagaaacaatagcttattcgAAAGCATTTCTGCTGTGTAGTGGTGGCTCTGTCTAAAAGcttagaatcaggcacaatacactgagatgccTGCCTATGCACCAATATAATTTTCTGTGATATCATTTTCTCTTTAAATATGCAGTATGTTATAAtttgatacaaaaaaaataattctgacaATCCAACTATTTCTACTCTAGTTTAAACTGAACTTCCTCTAAACTTACTTGTGAAAAGATGGTGATTGTTTTTGCGTAGTTTGTGTGAACGTTCATATAGTTTCCTGGCACTTTTGCGTGATTCTGGGCATAACCTCATTCTCATTGTTTTCACACCTTGTTTAGAGTCTGGGTTAAGAAACACTACTATCGGATACCATTGTGCATAATTTAAGCGGTCCACAGCATTTGGAGTCACATCTAGAAGAGCATGCTTATCCtgtagaaaatgaaaaataagtaaCTGAAATTTAGAACAAGTCTCTGATTTTGCTTGCACTGAAATAAATGCACCAATTTGATTTTTATGGTAGAACTACTTGTAATCAGTCACTTGAAATACAGACCATTTTGTGCAAGTGAATTATAGCTGCTATGGCTCTAACCTTTCAAAAAGAAACGGATTCCATTCTTTTATGTTCATGACTAAGAATAGTGACATAGGGACAGTACATTCCTAAATCCAGTGCAGCAACAGTTTTATGCAGAGGCCATTATGTGAACACATTTAAAAGTCCTGCTACTAAGAAAGAGAATATGATAAATTGGACATGATAAACTCCCCAGACTTATGCCTAGGACAAACAACAAAAGGACCTAAGGGCTGAAATTTATTAAGGAGAGCGTCATCTTCTCCTTAGTTATTGCCACAAGCCTTTATCTAATATGGCCACAATTTCCATGTTATTATCTGATGTTAAAAGCCAATACCAGTTTTGTGCTATGTTGTTTAAGTTAAATATCATATGTTATGCAGTACTGTGCAAAATTCTGACACCAAACAGATTATTATCTGCATGCATGAAATTATCTTATATAATTTTTCAGTACATCACTCACCCTATCAATAATCTGTTTAATAGTATGAAGGCGGATAATTCCAGAACTTCGCTGGTCAGTACCTGCATCTCTGGGTTCACTTCCTGaagaaaaacattaaattaaataacAACTTCTATAAAACGAGTTTATATTATCTATGTTTAACATAAGAAATCAGGCCTGAAGGTTCTGACTATTCATTAAATAAATATGGAGCAGGTCTCATTACTACATGTAATTTTTCACCAACAGTGAATTGGTATGCGTAAACAAGAGGCAGCTGGATGGATGCACAGATAAAAAACTACTTAAACTGTAATTGTTTCAGACATCTATAAATTAATCATCTGTGTGTGACAAACAGGAGGCATTAAAAAAGCCAGTTCCCTCCATCCATTATTCTACCTTTTAACTTTGCTCTGGTGTGTTagtgttcattttttataaacTTGGAAACTAAGGAATGGATTTAGAAAGCCTTTGCAATAAAAGAATAATGGGTTGAGTAATAaccactaaaaaaatatatggtttattaAATTTATAGTAATATAAACAATTAACATGAAGCTGTAAAACAGCCATGAGCATAATAATTAACTTACTTGCTACTTCATAAATATCTGGTTCTTCTCTTGCCAACTTTTCTCTTGCAACGTCAGCAATAGGGCCAAAAATAACCACAGGCCTGAGAAATCCAGCTGCAAGAAATAATTTCTGGTCAGAGGGAAAATAAAAGAAGGATGGAATAGAAACGTACAGATAAATATGGCTATTACACTATAAAAtcacatacatacaaaataaaagtcATCAATTCAAAAGACTGGGCCTCAAAATAATTATGTGTGgaacaataatataaaaacaaattatggCTTAAGATGAAAAAAAGCCAACCTTCTCTCAAGACGACTCTCTCATAAGCAGGGAACTTTGTTTGAACAGGTTGCGCAGAAAGATCCTCTCTGCTTTTCCGTAGATTTCGCTTGGAACTACGAAGGCCACGGAATCTCCAGAAGTCTGCACGATCTCCACCAGCAGTTTTAGGAAGAGTGTACTGTACACTAGCCAGTTGCTCAGCCCTGCAAAAAATCAGCCCAACAACACATCTACTTTTGTATGATGACTAACCCAAGGCACTTGTAACACCTTTATCTCCTGTTCATCTGCATTTACACAGCATCTCCTTGGAGCTGGAGGGCACAGGTAGGCCTCTGCTATTTTAAACAGATACAGGTACTTCCAAAAGTACCTAAAAATTATTACAGCATGCAACTGCTCATTTATTGTATGGACCTGCTACACATACATTGCTCcagaaaagaaatatatacaattacatttcatttatagaacttttttttttagtcatatCAGGGCAGGGAGGGTGAGGAACTAGCAGTGCGGGGATGGTAAAGGAGGTGGGGCAGGGCAGAGAGGGAGAAACATGCAGGGCAGAGAGGGAGAAGAATGAGCAGGTTAGGGAAGGGATGGGAAAATGAGCAGAGCTGGCAGGTCCTATCTGTGGGAGTAACGCAGGCAGGGGGGAGCGCGGTCTACAGCGAAGGATTGAGTGTTATAGCGCTGCCCACCTCTGCATGCCCAGTCCTCCCTTAATGGATGTGGCTCAGTTACTGAGACAGAAGGTGATGATAAGATGTACACCAAAGACTCTGAGACCggaaagttgtaaaaggggcagGTCCAGCACAGTTATCAAGCTGATTCAGATGTATTTGACCCATAATATTAAAACAAACACGCTTCCttcttctattttacatggtttcaCTGCATTGTGAAAATGTATgctgtatgtcccctttaaagaatccACTTTGACCCAACACACAAGCATAACCAAACAGCTCTACTATCCATACAGTTAAAgtacacaaaaatacaaaagaaacCTGTAAAACTGGTAACCACTTACCTATTCTTGTTGGGGATTATCCCTCTTTCCACCTCCTTGTGATTTCTACCAATTCTAATGGCCAACCATGACCCTAGTTTGCCATTGTAAAGAGTATCCACAACTCGAAAGACCTCTCCTTTGTTGAAACTTAGCCCGTATGGTGACTCTTTCTCATATTCAAAGTGAGTTCTTATATAAAATGAATCCCCAACATCTGACTCAACAATGCGGCGATACACTGGAAACACAAATATGGTACATTCTAAATTTCAGCATGAAGAGGTAATGCTTGCAAAATATACAATTGTTTAATTAATGATAAACACAAATATTTTCATATTCATGGCCAACTTATGGCAAGAAAACTTACCATCTTTCTTTTTCTGAGCAAGAATGGTAACCTCTTCTCCTTTGGGCAGATCAAGAAGGAACAGTACCGCTTCTTCCCTTATTATATTGGTGAAATCCACATTGTTAACCTAAAATTAAATTTAATATTTGCATTTAGTTTGGATTATTTAGAACTGAAGGTTGCACAAAAACAACCAATCCCACTTAGCACTTTTATTTACAAGGGTCATCAGAAATTATGGGATAATAAAGCAAAACATAGTTCACTTGGCTTAATTCAAGCTATAAGAACACTATACACCCTGTAGCTAATTGTCACATTAGGCATTTCTCTGGAAGTGGAAACAAAATTAATGCCAGCCAATTCTGCCCCATGCTATTAATGGCATCCATGCGTCACTGTGAACACAAGGAGGATTTCGGCCATTTATGCACAGCTGTATTTGGGCCAAAATGTGCCTGTTATTCAGTGGCAAATGGGTGCCATGTTTTTCCGTCTAGCAGAAAAAAAGCATAGTGTGAGATTTTATATCAAGGAGTATTGCAGCTCGCAAACACATGAATacaaacacatttgttttttaataaagcttCCTGAGGGGAATATTACAGATTAAAAAAGTGAAATTAAGCACTTCCTTGTTCTTTGTCTATTTAACATTGAATAACTAAAATCCCTGCTAAATAATAGTAGGTGGAATGACACACTTAAAGGGATACGGTAATGttttttatggtataatttttatttctaaattacactgtttacatagcaaataattcactctaccattgaaaatgttattcttgaaccaactaatgtatttttttagttgtgatattggtgtgtaggcagtgcattgtgcctgagtctgagctttcagaaagagccagtgctacacattagaactgctttcagctaacctattgtttctcctactctcatgtaactggagaagtcacaAGCTGGACTTGTATTTTCTACCATGgagcgctattctgatatctactgggagctgctatcttgctagctttccattgttctgctgatcagctgctgggaggggggtgatatcacttcaacttgcagctcagcagtaaagtgtgactgaagttttttagAGCACGGTCACATGGTTGAGGCACTctaagaaatgaagaatatggctagccccatgtgaaatttcaaaattaaatataaaaaaaatcagtgtttttgaaaaacagatttcaacgcaggattctgctggagaagatctattaactgatgtgttttggggaaaaaaaacatgttttcccatgacagcattcttTGTTTAAAACAATCATTTATACTAATCTATTTCAAAGTTTATGACAacatgaaaatgtaaatgtagtaGTTGGGATTTTCATGTTCCATTGAGGGTAAGTTAACCTTGTGAGTGTAAACTTCAGGAAATAGTGTGATATCCATAAGCAACATTTCTACTTTTTCCACCTGTATTTCTATTATGTACTTTTATTAATGCTCATAGCATAACAGTAGAGCTGAAAAAATCTTGCATTATAAAATTTTACTGCTACTTACTCTGAGTATCTGGTCCCCTTCCTCCAAACCTTCTTTTGCGGCAGGACTGTCGTCTAATACACCAGCAACAAAAATTCCCACATCATTACCACCAGCCAAACGAAGGCCTACACTGTCTCCTTTCCTGAACTTCACCAGTTTCATGCTTGGCCTCCAAAAAACAGAAGTAAATTTAGCATGGAACAAATAAATCTAAGCAAAGTTTATAATATCTGAACTATCTGTATAATTTTTAGAAAAGACGTACTAAAAAAATTCATACATGCTACAGCATATATTCAATACACACTGTGTAAATAACactaaacaataattaaacaatctataaaacaaatttattttcTCTCAAATGTCCCTGTGGATTATAGAATTCTTctttgaaaaaaattttttttaaggtttacatttGGGGTAGCACTACAGTTCATTTAACTTGGAAGGGCACCTCTTGGCCCTCTTACTGTTGATAAATTAGTGCTGATTGAAATGCAAGGGAGTATGTTGAGTATTTCGATGAAAGAGGCCACTAGCTTATACAGTGGCAATTCTCCTTGGTCAGTCagggtgaggacacacagagctacttagtagcatctTCTTGCTAAGGTtacttaacaccagaaaatgctctgccaaagacaatactgagaattgcctctcctattgttataaataaacaatcagcattgtctattttagtagccatgacaagcagttgctactagtagctctgtgtgtcttcaccctaaagaaagAAGGTGGCTACAAAGCACCTATTCTTAGAAGAAAGGAAGGATTCCTTAAAACAGTTTTAATAACAATTTTAAGCATTTTTAAATGTTGTTAACAGAAAGTGTGCATTACCGAAGCATGCCATCTTCATGTGTAGAATTAGGGAAAGGTCCATCAGATGGGCTGACTGGCAAATCCACATCTGGTTGTCCTGGCTGGGCATATACAGGTTTTGGCTCtgttaaagaaattaaaatataaaaaaaa contains:
- the tjp1 gene encoding tight junction protein ZO-1 isoform X1, producing the protein MKYQKYLTVLQMAIGVTPSNRGNILPYKRRLWVTPSSENPNAAASSTSQGKPSLRRIKGRIHRSKSLDSVDLCDFNNTVMEETAIWEQQTVTLHRAPGFGFGIAISGGRDNPHFQSGETSIVISDVLKGGPAEGLLQENDRVAMVNGVSMDNVEHAFAVQQLRKSGKNAKITIRRKKKVQLPVVRSDPDPVSENEEDSYEEDVPDQRSAHSGPGASRRSEKSWVRDRSASRERSLSPRSDRRSVSSSQPAKPTKVTLVKSRKNEEYGLRLASHIFVKEISQDSLAARDGNIQEGDVVLKINGTVTENMSLADAKTLIERSKGKLKMVVQRDERATLLNVPDLDDSLHSANASERDDISEIQSLTSDHSNRSHDKPRRSRSRSPDQRSEPSDHSRHSPQQHSNSSSRSREDERVSKPGAISTPVKNVNSVPLSRTAEEPFLEKADKQTPPLPEPKPVYAQPGQPDVDLPVSPSDGPFPNSTHEDGMLRPSMKLVKFRKGDSVGLRLAGGNDVGIFVAGVLDDSPAAKEGLEEGDQILRVNNVDFTNIIREEAVLFLLDLPKGEEVTILAQKKKDVYRRIVESDVGDSFYIRTHFEYEKESPYGLSFNKGEVFRVVDTLYNGKLGSWLAIRIGRNHKEVERGIIPNKNRAEQLASVQYTLPKTAGGDRADFWRFRGLRSSKRNLRKSREDLSAQPVQTKFPAYERVVLREAGFLRPVVIFGPIADVAREKLAREEPDIYEVARSEPRDAGTDQRSSGIIRLHTIKQIIDRDKHALLDVTPNAVDRLNYAQWYPIVVFLNPDSKQGVKTMRMRLCPESRKSARKLYERSHKLRKNNHHLFTTTINLNSMNDGWYGGLKEAAQQQQNQLVWVSEGKAEGGTDDDLDLHDDRLSYLSAPGSEYSMYSTDSRHTSDYEDTDTEGGAYTDQDLDETLNDEAGTPPESAITRSSEPVREDTSGMQENPAYPTYPPQPILRTDSPGYKNVPSQQKAEALPAAPYLSVSSETNHTTSTAAVNPMVNLNNVRLEDPNHAPYSSYQSQGGLLRSPSTEAAHIILRDQEPSSLPVQIDSAKVYRKEAYAMEENPRQNYLMKQQVLGHQIQRHEKETNLNYDGVPAYAEKPLNREYDQSYCYDSTSDYVDQFPHNYDSRINFDDHVPTYDEQWGYYDDKQSYPQRPPFDSKRNRDFNIRQHSDENLERNYFQQPRLEEPPPVAYDNRPRPSQNYKPTQVHYEDSTTAEYDMHMRYKPEPQTIPSVPTSKSSDAKPYFDQHIRGYEHSPTQVFNTKPGQYDTSPRMEAMPPPPVQSKPELLSTSSKPLPAPAPSVAPAATEEDDDPAMKPQSVLTRVKMFENKRSNQGEKNKDINDSTLVKAPDVAPKPILNQVSATKAAPVPHYDQDKATYRVPEPQKPQVKPPEDIIRANHYDPDEDEEYYRKQLSYFDRRSFEKPTPLLSGNILPEPAKPAQSQSQLSFNSYPSKGKPADLEPLDRPINEKRYDPVPQVTSSNQYTQPSPVVVNHSTHTKHMHLEASSVSVEVPSSTVSKPEPPPTQAKPTLFRPSNREDTVQSNFYPQKSFPEKSPVNGTEQAPKTVTPSYNRFTPKPYTNSARPFERKFESPKFNHNLLPNEAQVKPELPTKPQNSPQPVLKSNTSISSELDSISKQTENKSKYQPNNVNPVPKAIPVSPSALEDDDEDDAHTVVATARGFFNSNGGVLSSIETGVSIIIPQGAIPDGIEQEIYFKVCRDNSILPPLDKEKGETLLSPLVMCGPHGLKFVKPVELRLPHCASMTPDGWSFALKSSDTSSGDPKHWQNKSLPGDPNYLVGANCVSVLIDHF
- the tjp1 gene encoding tight junction protein ZO-1 isoform X7, which produces MSSRAAANKNTVMEETAIWEQQTVTLHRAPGFGFGIAISGGRDNPHFQSGETSIVISDVLKGGPAEGLLQENDRVAMVNGVSMDNVEHAFAVQQLRKSGKNAKITIRRKKKVQLPVVRSDPDPVSENEEDSYEEDVPDQRSAHSGPGASRRSEKSWVRDRSASRERSLSPRSDRRSVSSSQPAKPTKVTLVKSRKNEEYGLRLASHIFVKEISQDSLAARDGNIQEGDVVLKINGTVTENMSLADAKTLIERSKGKLKMVVQRDERATLLNVPDLDDSLHSANASERDDISEIQSLTSDHSNRSHDKPRRSRSRSPDQRSEPSDHSRHSPQQHSNSSSRSREDERVSKPGAISTPVKNVNSVPLSRTAEEPFLEKADKQTPPLPEPKPVYAQPGQPDVDLPVSPSDGPFPNSTHEDGMLRPSMKLVKFRKGDSVGLRLAGGNDVGIFVAGVLDDSPAAKEGLEEGDQILRVNNVDFTNIIREEAVLFLLDLPKGEEVTILAQKKKDVYRRIVESDVGDSFYIRTHFEYEKESPYGLSFNKGEVFRVVDTLYNGKLGSWLAIRIGRNHKEVERGIIPNKNRAEQLASVQYTLPKTAGGDRADFWRFRGLRSSKRNLRKSREDLSAQPVQTKFPAYERVVLREAGFLRPVVIFGPIADVAREKLAREEPDIYEVARSEPRDAGTDQRSSGIIRLHTIKQIIDRDKHALLDVTPNAVDRLNYAQWYPIVVFLNPDSKQGVKTMRMRLCPESRKSARKLYERSHKLRKNNHHLFTTTINLNSMNDGWYGGLKEAAQQQQNQLVWVSEGKAEGGTDDDLDLHDDRLSYLSAPGSEYSMYSTDSRHTSDYEDTDTEGGAYTDQDLDETLNDEAGTPPESAITRSSEPVREDTSGMQENPAYPTYPPQPILRTDSPGYKNVPSQQKAEALPAAPYLSVSSETNHTTSTAAVNPMVNLNNVRLEDPNHAPYSSYQSQGGLLRSPSTEAAHIILRDQEPSSLPVQIDSAKVYRKEAYAMEENPRQNYLMKQQVLGHQIQRHEKETNLNYDGVPAYAEKPLNREYDQSYCYDSTSDYVDQFPHNYDSRINFDDHVPTYDEQWGYYDDKQSYPQRPPFDSKRNRDFNIRQHSDENLERNYFQQPRLEEPPPVAYDNRPRPSQNYKPTQVHYEDSTTAEYDMHMRYKPEPQTIPSVPTSKSSDAKPYFDQHIRGYEHSPTQVFNTKPGQYDTSPRMEAMPPPPVQSKPELLSTSSKPLPAPAPSVAPAATEEDDDPAMKPQSVLTRVKMFENKRSNQGEKNKDINDSTLVKAPDVAPKPILNQVSATKAAPVPHYDQDKATYRVPEPQKPQVKPPEDIIRANHYDPDEDEEYYRKQLSYFDRRSFEKPTPLLSGNILPEPAKPAQSQSQLSFNSYPSKGKPADLEPLDRPINEKRYDPVPQVTSSNQYTQPSPVVVNHSTHTKHMHLEASSVSVEVPSSTVSKPEPPPTQAKPTLFRPSNREDTVQSNFYPQKSFPEKSPVNGTEQAPKTVTPSYNRFTPKPYTNSARPFERKFESPKFNHNLLPNEAQVKPELPTKPQNSPQPVLKSNTSISSELDSISKQTENKSKYQPNNVNPVPKAIPVSPSALEDDDEDDAHTVVATARGFFNSNGGVLSSIETGVSIIIPQGAIPDGIEQEIYFKVCRDNSILPPLDKEKGETLLSPLVMCGPHGLKFVKPVELRLPHCASMTPDGWSFALKSSDTSSGDPKHWQNKSLPGDPNYLVGANCVSVLIDHF